The Paenibacillus sophorae genome has a segment encoding these proteins:
- a CDS encoding MarR family winged helix-turn-helix transcriptional regulator, whose amino-acid sequence MESYQLLSYQMRDIKNALTGVLNRVLLRYDVSPVMMFTLELLLKHPEYIAMDIASEVGVTRGAITQLLDKMEKQGLVSRHPHPTSRRSLQIRVTDQGHALANSVLSEYHEQIAKMFDVYSNDEIATLSKLLSKLPL is encoded by the coding sequence ATGGAATCATATCAATTATTATCCTATCAGATGCGTGATATTAAAAATGCACTCACCGGAGTATTGAATAGGGTGCTTCTTCGATATGACGTTTCTCCCGTAATGATGTTTACACTTGAATTGCTTCTAAAACATCCTGAATATATTGCGATGGATATTGCCTCAGAAGTTGGCGTAACACGTGGAGCTATTACTCAGTTGCTAGATAAAATGGAAAAGCAAGGACTAGTTTCTCGCCATCCTCACCCCACAAGCCGTAGAAGCCTACAGATCCGGGTGACCGATCAAGGACATGCTTTAGCGAATTCGGTCCTTAGCGAATATCATGAGCAAATTGCAAAAATGTTCGACGTGTACTCAAATGATGAAATCGCTACCCTAAGTAAACTTTTGAGTAAGCTTCCGCTGTAA
- a CDS encoding VOC family protein, producing the protein MTDRILRLYTDKEKFDSTIAFYENIQGTACEMRFDIAELDIKGAKIGSVLILSGDKESLDPVRDIQAIFYVDSLDEFEPWLKENGAVILHGPHSNAFGKNMMVRNPDGLMVEYFEAKTDN; encoded by the coding sequence GTGACCGACCGGATACTTCGCCTTTATACCGACAAAGAGAAATTCGACAGCACGATCGCCTTCTACGAGAATATTCAAGGCACTGCCTGCGAGATGCGCTTCGATATTGCCGAACTAGATATCAAGGGCGCCAAAATCGGTAGCGTTCTTATTTTGTCCGGCGACAAGGAGTCGCTTGACCCGGTTCGCGACATCCAGGCTATCTTTTACGTCGATTCCCTCGACGAGTTCGAGCCGTGGCTGAAGGAGAACGGGGCTGTAATTTTGCACGGCCCGCACTCGAACGCGTTCGGCAAAAACATGATGGTTCGGAATCCCGACGGACTGATGGTTGAGTATTTCGAGGCCAAAACCGACAACTGA
- a CDS encoding SDR family oxidoreductase, with translation MDTTNKIALVTGGSRGLGRNSAIALSRKGIDVIVTYHTRKEEAESVVKEIEGNGRKAAALQLDTGDVSSFEAFESQLSTVLKKKWNQEHFDFLINNAGFGLTAPLANTTEEQFDSLMNVHFKGVFFLTQKLISRISDNGGIVNLSTGLTRFALEGYGAYAAMKGAIEILTKYMAKEWGHRGIRVNTVAPGAIVTDFRGGALKENQEARDFFGSQTALGRVGEADDIGGVVASLCTSDMSWVNAQRIEASGGMFL, from the coding sequence ATGGATACAACAAACAAGATCGCGTTAGTAACAGGAGGTAGCCGCGGGCTAGGCAGGAATTCCGCCATCGCGCTATCCCGCAAAGGAATTGACGTCATCGTCACTTATCATACCCGGAAGGAAGAAGCAGAATCGGTCGTCAAGGAAATCGAAGGCAACGGCCGAAAGGCTGCCGCACTGCAACTTGATACGGGTGACGTATCCTCTTTCGAAGCATTTGAATCCCAACTTTCAACCGTGCTTAAAAAAAAATGGAATCAAGAGCATTTCGACTTTCTGATCAACAATGCGGGATTCGGGCTGACCGCGCCGCTTGCGAACACAACAGAGGAACAATTCGACAGCTTGATGAACGTGCACTTCAAGGGTGTATTTTTCCTGACACAGAAGTTGATTTCCCGCATTTCCGATAACGGAGGGATTGTTAACCTTTCCACGGGCCTGACCCGTTTTGCGCTTGAAGGCTACGGAGCTTATGCAGCCATGAAAGGCGCAATCGAAATATTGACGAAGTATATGGCCAAAGAATGGGGACACAGAGGCATTCGAGTCAACACGGTCGCCCCCGGAGCGATCGTTACGGATTTTCGCGGGGGCGCATTGAAGGAAAATCAGGAGGCGAGGGATTTTTTCGGCTCGCAAACGGCGTTAGGCAGGGTCGGAGAAGCCGACGATATCGGCGGAGTTGTCGCTTCCTTATGTACTTCCGATATGAGCTGGGTGAATGCGCAGCGTATTGAGGCTTCCGGCGGCATGTTTCTCTGA
- a CDS encoding DUF3703 domain-containing protein, whose product MGEKNFDLFEQEMETGKNLAIQGKWKDAYRHFEIAHELGHSVRKRHLAAHRSALQAAIKTKHPGRIFYQLFFLGFATLTSTP is encoded by the coding sequence ATGGGGGAAAAGAACTTCGATCTCTTTGAACAAGAAATGGAAACTGGCAAAAATCTCGCCATCCAAGGGAAGTGGAAAGATGCATATCGTCACTTCGAAATCGCCCATGAACTCGGTCATAGCGTTAGAAAACGTCATTTGGCCGCACATCGTTCTGCCCTTCAAGCTGCTATAAAGACAAAACATCCAGGACGTATCTTTTATCAATTGTTCTTCCTTGGATTTGCAACTCTCACTTCAACACCGTGA
- a CDS encoding nucleotidyltransferase-like protein, translating to MELSNLTLLNGDIFDANALGAIALDSQGKAPFQSALLHEFDRVVMLLHEDREENQLVGNMIAGELRTQTLRVGLSILQRSIITGGNNELITCLLEGDIIWDPQEVLEQLRAEVNSFEQPLRERILFIEFARFLHMYVKSKRYLQAGCIMDSYNCILMALYHWARMEVGEAGHYPTPAVWEQVKSLNNSVYKLYEELTISGETMDQRIQLVQLACEFSLVSKMGDCCKWFLDLLEERKGPWSIEELLELSELKYVEAELPFVLRKLASRSLIREIASWSDAGGGYRVRYTL from the coding sequence ATGGAATTATCCAATCTGACATTATTAAATGGAGATATTTTTGACGCGAACGCCCTTGGAGCGATTGCTTTGGACTCCCAAGGCAAGGCCCCTTTTCAGAGCGCCCTTCTTCATGAGTTCGATAGGGTTGTAATGCTTCTGCACGAGGATAGGGAAGAGAACCAGCTTGTTGGCAACATGATTGCAGGCGAATTGCGGACCCAGACTCTTAGAGTTGGGCTTTCGATATTGCAGCGCTCCATTATAACAGGAGGCAATAACGAGCTTATTACCTGTCTGCTGGAAGGAGATATTATTTGGGACCCTCAGGAAGTTCTGGAGCAGCTTCGCGCAGAGGTGAATTCCTTTGAGCAGCCGCTAAGAGAGCGGATACTGTTTATAGAGTTTGCCCGGTTTCTGCACATGTATGTGAAGTCGAAACGTTACTTGCAGGCCGGTTGTATAATGGATTCGTACAATTGTATTCTAATGGCTCTGTATCATTGGGCACGAATGGAGGTCGGCGAGGCTGGCCACTATCCGACACCAGCGGTATGGGAGCAGGTGAAGAGTCTGAACAACTCGGTCTATAAGCTGTACGAGGAATTGACAATCAGCGGCGAAACGATGGATCAGAGAATTCAGCTTGTTCAGCTTGCTTGTGAGTTCTCCCTTGTGTCCAAAATGGGCGATTGCTGCAAATGGTTCCTTGACCTCCTGGAGGAGCGGAAGGGACCGTGGAGCATAGAGGAGCTTCTCGAACTTTCTGAATTAAAATATGTAGAAGCGGAACTGCCGTTTGTTCTTCGCAAGCTGGCATCCCGATCACTGATTCGGGAAATTGCGTCGTGGAGCGACGCGGGCGGCGGGTATCGGGTGCGATATACTTTATAG
- a CDS encoding AraC family transcriptional regulator, translated as MSKQKFHTLFGENISTHQKVLDQIITMTERITNVEGSTQTIIPFLSIIRKSHQTPLNPSVLTPSFCLILQGTKKLHLGQDMIHYHSGDYLASVIDMPASAQVIGATKETPYIGLHVDITTKEIASVVMEAEINVKPKDKKLNPGVFIGRSDSDLLNLFIRLLKLIDKPKEARFLSPLIKREMIFNLLSGDYGHLFFQQVFFDQQADGIGKAISWIRENYARSFSVQELAKSSNMSVSGLHHKFKAVTTMGLLQYQKLLRLQEARRLMLSGSMDATTAALEVGYESPSQFSREYRRLFGLPPHKDIKAVKKSTAEGYVEHDAKTIGVHTKT; from the coding sequence ATGTCGAAACAGAAATTCCATACTTTATTTGGAGAGAACATCTCAACTCATCAAAAGGTATTGGATCAAATCATTACGATGACAGAGAGGATAACCAACGTAGAGGGAAGCACGCAAACGATAATTCCGTTTCTTTCTATTATCCGAAAAAGTCATCAAACCCCACTGAATCCAAGTGTTTTGACTCCTTCATTTTGTCTTATTCTTCAAGGGACAAAGAAACTGCATCTTGGGCAAGACATGATTCATTATCACTCTGGCGATTACTTGGCGTCAGTAATTGATATGCCTGCATCTGCACAAGTTATCGGCGCAACAAAAGAAACCCCATATATCGGTCTTCATGTTGATATTACGACGAAAGAAATCGCTTCTGTGGTAATGGAGGCTGAAATCAACGTTAAACCTAAGGATAAAAAGCTGAATCCCGGCGTATTCATTGGGAGATCCGATTCCGACCTTTTAAACTTATTTATCAGATTGCTCAAACTTATTGACAAACCCAAAGAAGCTCGTTTTCTGTCTCCACTCATTAAGCGTGAAATGATTTTTAATTTATTGTCAGGGGACTATGGACACTTATTTTTCCAACAGGTATTTTTTGACCAACAAGCTGACGGAATTGGCAAAGCCATCTCATGGATAAGAGAAAATTACGCCCGCTCATTTAGCGTCCAGGAGCTCGCAAAATCAAGCAACATGAGCGTTTCGGGGCTCCATCATAAGTTCAAGGCCGTCACTACAATGGGGCTTTTACAGTATCAGAAGCTACTACGGCTTCAGGAAGCAAGACGCCTCATGCTGAGCGGTTCTATGGATGCAACAACTGCGGCTCTGGAGGTTGGTTATGAAAGTCCCTCCCAATTTAGCCGAGAATACCGGAGACTTTTCGGCCTGCCTCCTCATAAAGATATAAAAGCTGTGAAAAAAAGTACTGCGGAAGGCTACGTGGAGCATGATGCAAAGACTATCGGAGTTCACACAAAAACTTGA
- a CDS encoding SDR family oxidoreductase: protein MSRVICITGASSGIGLATALLFAAEGWTVYAGTRNIERDQQKYIHRNLNFVNIDVTKQDTIERAIQTIDQYHGRLDLLFCNAGFGYVKALNQTEIKDVQEVFDTNVYGVIRTIREAFPLMRKAGGGHIVATSSISGLVGQALNEVYCASKFALEGLIESLATYYKPYFNIDVTLIEPGAINTNFSNTVMSQIAANGGIPEDEFKPVFDAFISTFGSVNADPQSPESVAKVVLELTRLEEKPLRIRTSDEAERFVSYKVENDPNGLSCLYETRNIQLGL, encoded by the coding sequence ATGAGCAGAGTAATCTGTATTACCGGTGCATCCTCCGGAATCGGGTTGGCAACCGCATTATTATTCGCGGCAGAAGGCTGGACTGTCTATGCTGGAACAAGGAATATTGAAAGAGATCAACAAAAATACATCCACAGAAACCTTAACTTCGTGAATATTGACGTTACCAAGCAAGATACAATTGAACGTGCGATCCAAACCATTGATCAGTATCATGGTCGATTGGATTTGCTTTTTTGCAATGCGGGCTTCGGATACGTGAAAGCATTGAACCAGACGGAAATCAAAGATGTCCAAGAAGTCTTTGATACCAATGTCTACGGCGTTATTCGTACCATCCGGGAGGCATTCCCTTTAATGCGCAAAGCAGGCGGTGGACATATCGTCGCCACCTCAAGTATTAGCGGCTTAGTTGGTCAAGCTCTGAATGAGGTGTACTGCGCCAGTAAATTTGCTCTTGAGGGTTTAATTGAGAGTTTGGCCACGTATTATAAGCCGTATTTCAATATCGACGTTACGCTTATTGAACCTGGGGCTATCAATACGAATTTTAGTAATACGGTTATGTCCCAAATTGCTGCAAATGGCGGAATTCCTGAAGATGAATTTAAACCGGTATTCGATGCATTCATCTCGACTTTTGGTTCAGTCAACGCCGACCCTCAATCTCCTGAATCCGTGGCTAAAGTCGTGCTTGAATTGACACGTCTGGAGGAAAAGCCTCTGCGTATTCGGACTTCGGATGAAGCTGAACGCTTTGTGAGTTACAAGGTGGAGAACGACCCCAATGGTTTGAGTTGCTTATATGAAACGCGCAACATCCAATTGGGATTGTAA
- a CDS encoding SDR family NAD(P)-dependent oxidoreductase, whose translation MKNKVALVVGATSGIGKSTAVILASKGAKVVIAARRKEKGQQVVEEIRALGGEAVFLKMDVASEESIREGIQWIVDQYGRLDLAVNCAGISKTPAPLVDTETKDLQDALQTNVIGLFACMKYEVQQMLKTGGGAIVNVSSIAGIRPTNLSSAYSASKFAVEALTKVAAKEMANQNIRINSIAPGPTKSEITEGLGDAVIEKFSQMIPMKRIAESEEIAKGIVFLLSEEASFTIGTTLVMDGGFII comes from the coding sequence ATGAAAAACAAGGTAGCCTTAGTGGTAGGTGCAACAAGTGGTATAGGTAAATCGACTGCAGTGATATTAGCATCTAAGGGAGCTAAGGTTGTCATCGCAGCCCGCCGTAAAGAGAAGGGACAACAAGTTGTGGAAGAAATTCGTGCTCTGGGTGGAGAAGCAGTTTTCTTGAAGATGGATGTTGCGAGTGAAGAAAGCATACGCGAAGGCATTCAGTGGATCGTTGATCAATATGGAAGGTTGGATTTAGCAGTAAATTGCGCAGGAATAAGTAAAACACCTGCTCCTTTGGTTGATACCGAAACAAAGGATCTCCAAGATGCGTTACAAACGAATGTTATAGGCTTGTTTGCCTGTATGAAATACGAAGTTCAACAAATGTTGAAAACAGGAGGCGGAGCCATTGTGAATGTTTCCTCCATTGCTGGAATTAGACCTACCAATCTTTCTAGTGCTTATAGTGCATCGAAATTCGCTGTTGAGGCTTTAACTAAAGTAGCTGCCAAAGAAATGGCTAATCAAAATATTCGAATTAATTCCATCGCACCTGGCCCAACCAAATCTGAAATTACGGAAGGACTTGGTGATGCAGTGATTGAAAAATTTTCGCAAATGATTCCAATGAAAAGAATCGCTGAATCAGAAGAAATTGCAAAAGGCATTGTTTTCCTACTCTCAGAAGAAGCATCTTTCACAATTGGTACAACATTAGTTATGGATGGCGGCTTTATTATTTAA
- a CDS encoding TetR/AcrR family transcriptional regulator, whose translation MFEKYNKVQRAVLETTLNIIIRKELQATSMALIAKESGVSTGSIYHYFQSKEDIVNELYKAIVTFNGEYVREGLLQGRTIREKFELGWNRVIDLGKKYPQGFQFIEQYSFSPYIYEDVKKAVYTGGWCGPMNKLYEEAIQQMLFIPLNPKMMVQMHYGTFVYMLKAHLHGIFELTTDSVHEAIRSCWNAVRLMDNALTER comes from the coding sequence ATGTTTGAGAAATACAACAAGGTGCAGCGAGCCGTCTTGGAAACGACACTTAATATCATTATTCGGAAGGAATTACAGGCGACCTCGATGGCGCTAATAGCAAAGGAATCTGGCGTATCGACGGGGAGCATTTATCACTATTTCCAAAGTAAAGAAGATATTGTGAACGAGTTGTACAAAGCAATTGTCACGTTTAACGGAGAGTATGTGCGTGAAGGTTTATTGCAGGGCAGAACAATTCGTGAAAAGTTCGAGTTGGGTTGGAACCGGGTGATCGACTTGGGTAAAAAATATCCGCAGGGTTTTCAATTTATTGAGCAGTATTCGTTCTCGCCTTACATTTACGAGGATGTGAAGAAGGCTGTCTATACAGGCGGTTGGTGCGGGCCTATGAACAAGTTATACGAAGAAGCAATTCAGCAGATGTTGTTTATCCCGCTGAATCCGAAAATGATGGTGCAGATGCATTACGGGACTTTTGTTTACATGTTGAAAGCCCATCTGCACGGTATCTTCGAATTAACCACCGACAGCGTACACGAAGCAATCCGTTCCTGCTGGAATGCCGTACGTCTCATGGATAATGCGCTGACGGAACGATAG
- a CDS encoding VOC family protein — translation MYVENQASDSKTTGASKMNIATVGTFTFDHMGLSVADLDAQRRFYGKALGLVEEEEHFEMPEAKIRSVILRAPDGLKIELIERGESKPQKFKDPFDASGTQGYFHWALYVKDLEKVYSDILAAGAVSVSPPADAVRPGARFAYVKDPEGNLIELIQPAAGDKGTKTN, via the coding sequence ATGTATGTTGAAAATCAAGCTTCAGACTCTAAAACAACGGGGGCGAGTAAAATGAATATTGCTACAGTAGGTACATTCACCTTTGACCATATGGGCCTTTCGGTCGCCGACCTTGATGCTCAGCGCCGCTTCTACGGTAAAGCCTTGGGTCTTGTTGAGGAAGAAGAACATTTCGAGATGCCCGAGGCGAAAATTAGATCAGTAATCCTTCGTGCTCCCGACGGGCTGAAAATCGAGCTCATAGAACGCGGTGAATCTAAACCCCAGAAATTTAAAGATCCATTTGACGCTTCTGGCACACAAGGTTACTTTCATTGGGCACTTTATGTGAAAGATCTAGAGAAGGTGTATTCGGATATCCTCGCTGCAGGTGCTGTTAGTGTCTCTCCTCCAGCGGATGCAGTTCGTCCTGGGGCCCGCTTTGCCTACGTGAAGGATCCGGAAGGCAATCTGATTGAGCTTATTCAGCCAGCCGCAGGTGATAAAGGCACCAAAACAAATTAA
- a CDS encoding MFS transporter: protein MNDQLAAFHSNNRLKMDSTVRKMTGIVAMAALLNPLNSSMISVALLKIAFYYHISIAQTSWLILGYFLMTAIGQPVMGKLADLYGPRRIFSAGLIFVALFSLFSVWAPSFGWLVALRILQAFSNTALFPAGMALLQASAAAAGTNNGKIPVSATGMISFTNNITAALGPVIGGFLVYFIDWRSIFWINVPIVMLIMALFRLWIPREQSSAVTDRSVAVWRIQLDIPGILLFSSSLFGFIYFLQSMKSGPLWWMLIAAATLFGVLVGYELRRENPFINVRLLKSDLKLLMVYVQYAGTSFVYYCILYGLPLWLQLLRGYSEKESGLILLPLLVSGIVATQVAVPIVSRYTYRKSIVVGYMFLVLGTVLLLFVKLDTGLIWLLAVLAILGIPNGLANVGWQTALFTLAKPGETGAASGLFLTFRSLGSILATSLIGAVFSGKATTGSLDEVAAVIFAASLVMAAMSFSRKLV from the coding sequence ATGAATGACCAACTCGCGGCTTTCCATTCAAACAATCGCCTAAAGATGGATTCAACCGTCAGAAAAATGACCGGCATTGTTGCTATGGCGGCACTGCTGAATCCCCTTAACTCGTCAATGATCTCGGTTGCGCTTCTGAAAATCGCTTTCTATTATCATATTTCGATCGCGCAGACGTCCTGGCTGATTTTAGGTTATTTCCTGATGACGGCCATCGGCCAGCCGGTTATGGGCAAGCTTGCCGATCTGTACGGGCCCCGCCGTATTTTCAGCGCCGGGCTCATTTTCGTTGCCTTGTTCAGCCTGTTTTCCGTTTGGGCGCCGTCGTTCGGGTGGCTGGTAGCCCTGCGCATTTTGCAGGCGTTCAGCAATACGGCGTTATTTCCGGCAGGGATGGCGCTGCTCCAGGCTTCTGCAGCCGCAGCCGGGACGAATAACGGGAAAATTCCCGTTTCGGCTACAGGGATGATTTCCTTCACGAACAATATTACGGCAGCGCTCGGTCCGGTCATCGGCGGTTTTCTTGTATATTTCATCGATTGGCGGTCCATTTTCTGGATTAATGTGCCTATTGTAATGCTGATTATGGCTTTATTCCGCCTTTGGATTCCCCGAGAACAATCCTCGGCCGTCACTGACCGGAGTGTGGCAGTCTGGCGGATCCAGCTTGATATTCCGGGCATTCTGCTTTTTAGCAGCTCGCTTTTCGGGTTCATCTATTTTCTGCAGTCCATGAAGAGCGGCCCGCTTTGGTGGATGCTTATTGCTGCCGCGACTCTGTTTGGCGTGCTGGTCGGCTACGAATTGCGCAGGGAGAACCCGTTTATCAATGTGAGGCTTCTGAAGTCTGATTTGAAACTATTGATGGTGTATGTGCAGTACGCAGGTACAAGTTTTGTGTATTACTGCATCCTCTATGGGTTGCCTTTGTGGCTGCAGCTGCTGCGGGGATACTCGGAGAAGGAGTCGGGACTTATTCTGCTGCCGCTGCTGGTATCCGGAATCGTGGCGACGCAGGTGGCGGTCCCCATCGTTTCCCGCTACACGTACAGAAAATCGATCGTCGTCGGGTACATGTTCCTGGTCCTTGGTACGGTGCTATTGCTGTTCGTAAAATTGGATACCGGATTAATATGGCTGCTGGCCGTTCTCGCTATACTTGGCATCCCGAACGGCCTTGCCAATGTTGGCTGGCAGACGGCTCTGTTCACGCTTGCCAAACCGGGGGAGACAGGCGCTGCGTCCGGGTTGTTCCTTACCTTCCGCTCTTTGGGGAGTATTTTGGCGACGAGCCTGATCGGCGCCGTCTTCAGCGGTAAGGCAACGACGGGCAGCCTCGATGAAGTCGCCGCCGTCATCTTTGCCGCAAGTCTCGTAATGGCTGCGATGAGCTTCAGCCGC
- a CDS encoding zinc-dependent alcohol dehydrogenase — protein sequence MSNTMKAWQIKGFGSGLQLKEVPKPEVRPGSVLVRIEASSLMSYLKEYVEGKLPTYLPPKGWFTPGGNGYGVIEAVGPDVWHLKPGQRVILSSHLVSGENVPEKGQILIGVTHFGGIGEQMQADWADGTLAEYALFPVMAVTPVEGLDNIAPEQFAVFSRCVVPYGGLVRGRLAAGETVVVTGATGAYGTAAVLVALAMGAGKVIAAGRNTTSLEVLAKTAGNRVATVALSGDVRKDSEALREAAGGGADMAFDMIGQAGDPNATLAALGSLRQRGRLVLMGSMTSPLPVNYMQMMFNSLEIIGHFMYDADAHFKLLNLLRSGQLDMSPIAAKVYPLKDLPEAMEAAEAASNLECVVIRHDM from the coding sequence ATGAGCAACACGATGAAGGCATGGCAGATCAAAGGATTCGGCAGTGGATTACAGCTCAAGGAAGTTCCGAAGCCAGAAGTACGTCCGGGAAGTGTACTGGTCCGAATCGAAGCTTCGTCGCTGATGTCGTATCTGAAAGAATATGTCGAAGGCAAGCTCCCGACCTATTTGCCGCCGAAAGGCTGGTTCACTCCCGGAGGGAACGGCTACGGGGTTATCGAGGCCGTCGGTCCCGACGTGTGGCATTTGAAGCCTGGGCAGCGTGTCATTCTATCCTCGCATCTGGTCTCGGGCGAGAACGTGCCCGAAAAAGGGCAAATTTTGATCGGCGTCACCCATTTCGGTGGCATAGGCGAACAAATGCAGGCCGACTGGGCCGACGGCACCCTTGCCGAATATGCGCTGTTCCCAGTCATGGCGGTCACCCCCGTGGAAGGATTGGACAATATTGCTCCGGAGCAGTTCGCCGTCTTCAGCCGCTGCGTCGTACCATACGGCGGACTCGTGCGAGGCCGATTGGCGGCGGGTGAAACGGTCGTCGTCACCGGCGCGACCGGGGCTTACGGAACGGCGGCGGTGCTCGTGGCGCTGGCTATGGGAGCGGGCAAGGTAATCGCCGCGGGCCGCAACACAACGTCGCTAGAGGTGCTGGCCAAAACAGCCGGCAACCGAGTTGCGACCGTGGCGCTAAGCGGCGACGTCCGGAAGGACAGTGAAGCCCTGCGCGAAGCGGCAGGGGGCGGAGCCGACATGGCCTTCGATATGATCGGCCAGGCCGGAGACCCAAACGCTACGCTGGCAGCTCTCGGCAGCTTGCGGCAGCGCGGCCGGCTCGTGCTGATGGGCAGCATGACCTCGCCTTTACCTGTGAACTACATGCAAATGATGTTCAACAGCCTGGAGATCATCGGCCACTTCATGTACGACGCCGACGCCCATTTCAAGCTGCTGAATCTGCTGAGAAGCGGACAGCTTGATATGAGCCCGATTGCTGCGAAAGTATATCCGCTCAAGGATTTGCCGGAAGCGATGGAAGCCGCGGAGGCGGCAAGCAATCTCGAATGCGTCGTTATACGCCACGACATGTAA
- a CDS encoding oxidoreductase, with translation MLTQQTPINSGFGASTTASEIIRGCDLSGKTAIVTGGYSGIGLETARVLRSAGAEVIIPARDLDKAKSALDSLDGVEIETMDLLNPNSIDDFAERFLASDRPLHILVNSAGIMARPLARDARGYESQFATNHLGHFQLVARLWPALLQANGARVVSVSSWGHRFSPIVFEDPNFEQRDYDPWSAYGQSKTANILFALALDQRGKADGVRAFSLHPGNIAGTGLGKHLSDEELRAAGSIDENGKLVFDPAKGRKTVEQGAATSVWCATSPQLNGIGGVYCENCEVARPVPEEDVVEWTLGDSTRKVGVMPYAVDPEVANRLWSLSEQLIALKF, from the coding sequence ATGTTGACCCAACAAACTCCCATCAACTCCGGCTTTGGAGCTAGCACGACAGCCAGCGAGATTATCCGCGGCTGCGATTTGAGCGGAAAAACCGCCATCGTCACCGGTGGCTATTCGGGCATCGGACTGGAGACTGCACGAGTGCTGCGTTCCGCTGGTGCTGAGGTCATTATCCCGGCCCGCGATCTCGACAAGGCCAAAAGTGCGTTGGACAGTCTCGACGGTGTTGAAATTGAAACGATGGACCTCCTCAACCCCAACTCGATTGATGACTTCGCAGAAAGGTTTCTTGCCTCCGACCGGCCGCTGCACATTCTAGTGAACAGCGCAGGGATCATGGCACGTCCCCTTGCACGTGATGCGCGGGGGTATGAGTCGCAATTCGCGACAAACCACCTAGGGCACTTTCAGCTTGTGGCGCGTCTTTGGCCCGCCCTGCTCCAGGCGAACGGTGCACGAGTGGTATCGGTATCCTCATGGGGACACCGCTTTTCTCCCATCGTGTTCGAGGATCCCAACTTCGAACAACGCGACTACGACCCATGGTCGGCCTATGGCCAGTCGAAGACAGCCAACATCCTTTTCGCACTCGCACTGGATCAACGTGGCAAGGCCGACGGAGTACGCGCCTTCTCTCTCCACCCAGGCAACATTGCCGGTACCGGTCTCGGAAAGCATCTCTCGGACGAGGAGCTGCGGGCGGCCGGATCTATCGACGAGAACGGAAAGCTTGTCTTTGACCCGGCAAAGGGAAGGAAGACTGTGGAGCAGGGAGCAGCAACCAGCGTCTGGTGTGCAACGAGTCCACAACTCAACGGAATTGGCGGCGTCTATTGCGAGAACTGCGAGGTAGCCCGACCGGTGCCCGAGGAGGATGTGGTCGAGTGGACCCTCGGAGATTCGACCCGAAAGGTCGGCGTCATGCCTTATGCAGTCGATCCCGAAGTGGCCAATCGCCTCTGGAGTCTGAGTGAACAACTTATCGCTCTGAAGTTCTAA